A region from the Acomys russatus chromosome 24, mAcoRus1.1, whole genome shotgun sequence genome encodes:
- the Niban2 gene encoding protein Niban 2, with amino-acid sequence MGDVLSTHLDDARRQHIAEKTEKILREFLHFYEDQYGVSLFNSMRHEIEGTGPPQAQLLWRKVPLDERIIFSGNLFQYQEDNRKWRNRFSLVPHNYGLVLYENKVAYERQIPPRAIINSAGYKVLTSVDQYLELVGNSLPGTTSKSGSAPILKCPTQFPLILWHPYARHYYFCMMTEAEQDKWQAVLQDCVRHCNNGIPENSKVEGPAFTDAIRMYRQSKEQYGTWEMLCGNEVQILSNLVMEELVPALKAELGPRLKGKPQERQRQWILISDAVYRLVFEQAKVHFEEVLSKLQLARPAMEAVIRTDMDQIITSKEHLASKIRAFILPKAEVCVRNHVQPYIPSILEALMVPTSQGFTEVRDVFFKEVTDMNLNVINEGGIDKLGEYMEKLSQLAYHPLKMQSCYEKMEPLRLDGLQQRFDVSSTSVFKQRAQIHMREQMDNAVYTFETLLHQELGKGPTKEELCKSIQRILERVLKKYDYDSSSVRKRFFREALLQITIPFLLKKLAPTCKSELPRFQELIFEDFARFILVENTYEEVVLQTVMKDILQAVKEAAVQRKHNLYRDSMVLHNSDPNLHLLAEGAPIDWGEQYGDSGDGSDSGGSPSPSEAATLTEKRRRAKQVVSVVQDEESELPFEASSEPPSPASLDSVTELRGLLAQDVQAESPPPASPLLNGAPVQESPQPTALPEASSPPASPLRHLPPGKAVDLEPPKPSDQETGEQVSSPGGRPPIHTTTEDSAGVQTEF; translated from the exons AGAAAACCGAGAAGATCCTGAGAGAGTTCCTCCACTTCTATGAGGACCAATATGGCGTCTCCCTCTTCAACAGCATGCGTCATGAGATCGAGGGCACCGGGCCGCCACAGGCACAGCTGCTCTGGCGCAAg GTGCCCCTGGATGAACGCATCATCTTCTCCGGGAACCTGTTCCAGTACCAGGAAGACAATAGGAAGTGGAGAAACCGCTTCAGCCTGGTGCCCCACAACTACGGGCTGGTGCTGTACGAGAACAAAGTG GCCTATGAGCGCCAGATACCACCCCGAGCCATCATCAACAGTGCCGGCTACAAAGTTCTCACCTCTGTTGACCAGTATCTGGAGCTTGTTGGCAATTCCCTCCCAG GGACCACTTCGAAATCAGGCTCCGCCCCCATCCTTAAGTGCCCTACGCAGTTCCCGCTCATCCTGTGGCATCCTTATGCCCGTCACTATTACTTCTGCATGATGACGGAAGCTGAGCAGGACAAGTGGCAGGCGGTGCTTCAGGATTGCGTCCGGCACTGCAACAACG GGATCCCTGAGAACTCAAAGGTGGAGGGCCCTGCATTCACAGACGCCATCCGCATGTACCGCCAGTCGAAGGAGCAGTACGGCACCTGGGAAATGCTGTGTGGCAACGAGGTGCAG ATCCTAAGCAACCTGGTGATGGAGGAGCTGGTCCCAGCGCTGAAGGCAGAGCTTGGCCCACGGCTGAAGGGAAAGCCGCAGGAGCGGCAGCGACAGTGGATCCTG ATCTCGGATGCTGTGTACCGCCTGGTGTTTGAGCAGGCCAAGGTGCACTTTGAGGAGGTGCTGTCTAAGCTGCAGCTGGCCCGGCCGGCCATGGAGGCTGTCATCCGCACTGACATGGACCAGATCATCACCTCCAAGGAGCACCTGGCCAGCAAGATCCGAG CCTTCATCCTCCCCAAGGCGGAGGTGTGCGTGAGGAACCACGTCCAGCCCTACATCCCCTCTATCCTAGAGGCCCTGATGGTGCCCACTAGCCAGGGCTTCACTGAGGTGCGGGATGTCTTCTTCAAAGAAGTCACCGACATGAATCTGAATGTGATCAACGAGGGGGGCATTGACAAGCTGGGTGAG TATATGGAGAAGCTGTCCCAACTGGCGTACCACCCCCTGAAGATGCAGAGCTGCTACGAGAAGATGGAACCACTGCGGCTTGATGGACTACAGCAGCGCTTTGACGTGTCTAGCACTTCTGTGTTCAAGCAGCGAGCCCAGATCCACATGCGAGAG CAAATGGACAATGCTGTGTACACCTTTGAAACCCTCCTGCACCAAGAGCTGGGGAAGGGACCCACCAAGGAGGAGCTGTGCAAGTCCATCCAGCGGATTCTGGAGCGGGTGCTGAAG AAATACGACTACGACAGCAGTTCCGTGCGCAAGAGGTTCTTCCGGGAGGCACTGCTGCAGATCACCATTCCCTTCCTGCTCAAAAAGCTGGCCCCCACCTGCAAGTCG GAGCTGCCGCGCTTCCAGGAGCTCATCTTTGAGGACTTCGCCAGGTTCATCCTGGTGGAGAATACATACGAGGAGGTGGTGTTGCAGACGGTCATGAAAGACATCCTGCAGG CTGTGAAGGAGGCCGCAGTGCAGCGCAAACACAACCTCTACCGGGATAGCATGGTTCTGCATAACAGTGACCCCAACTTACACCTGCTGGCTGAGGGTGCGCCCATTGACTGGGGTGAACAGTATGGTGACAGCGGTGATGGCAGCGACAGCGGTGGCAGCCCCAGCCCTTCTGAAGCAGCCACCCTCACAGAAAAGCGCAGGCGTGCCAAGCAGGTGGTGTCTGTGGTCCAGGATGAGGAGTCGGAGCTGCCCTTCGAGGCTAGCTCTGAACCGCCATCACCTGCATCCCTGGACAGTGTCACGGAGCTCCGAGGCCTGTTGGCCCAGGATGTGCAGGCTGAGAGCCCCCCACCAGCCAGCCCTCTTCTCAATGGGGCCCCTGTGCAGGAGAGCCCCCAGCCCACGGCactcccagaggcctcctcacCGCCAGCCTCGCCGCTCCGGCATCTCCCACCTGGAAAAGCTGTGGACCTTGAGCCCCCTAAGCCCAGCGATCAAGAGACGGGGGAGCAGGTCTCCAGCCCTGGTGGCCGTCCCCCCATCCACACCACCACTGAGGACAGCGCTGGAGTGCAGACGGAGTTCTAG